In a single window of the Pirellulales bacterium genome:
- a CDS encoding alpha/beta hydrolase — MAAISASVSPVGVWQKLRFFRWLAATGLVLLLVAMLFEESLIFFPSPYPEGNWQPRHLQFEDAWFAAADGTQLHGWYAPVEQPRALLLFAHGNAGNLAHRVDLLRYFQQDLRVAVLAFDYRGYGRSAGRPNESGVLADARAARQWLADREQIAPETIVLMGESIGGAVMVDLAAVDGARGLILENTFASLPDVAAHHFRWLPVRMLLRTKLDSAAKIGRYRGPLLQCHGDADMIVPFEQGLRLHDAAQSPKRLVVVAGGDHNDPRRPEWLAALDEFFDELPPPSAAR, encoded by the coding sequence ATGGCTGCGATATCAGCGTCTGTCAGCCCGGTAGGCGTGTGGCAGAAGTTGCGATTTTTTCGCTGGTTGGCTGCCACCGGACTCGTTCTGTTATTGGTTGCCATGCTGTTTGAAGAATCGTTGATCTTCTTCCCGTCGCCATACCCCGAGGGAAACTGGCAGCCGCGACACTTGCAGTTCGAGGACGCGTGGTTCGCCGCGGCCGACGGAACGCAACTGCACGGGTGGTATGCTCCGGTCGAGCAACCGCGCGCGCTTCTCTTGTTCGCCCATGGCAATGCCGGCAATCTAGCGCATCGGGTTGACCTGTTGCGTTACTTCCAGCAGGATTTGCGCGTGGCGGTGCTCGCCTTCGACTATCGTGGCTATGGTCGCAGCGCCGGCAGACCGAACGAGAGCGGGGTCCTAGCCGATGCCCGTGCTGCGCGACAGTGGCTAGCTGACAGAGAACAAATCGCGCCTGAGACGATCGTGCTGATGGGAGAAAGCATTGGCGGCGCCGTGATGGTGGATCTGGCGGCGGTCGACGGGGCACGCGGATTGATCCTGGAGAATACTTTTGCGTCGTTGCCGGATGTTGCGGCCCATCACTTTCGCTGGCTACCGGTGCGAATGCTATTGCGCACGAAGCTTGATTCCGCGGCCAAGATCGGCCGTTACCGTGGCCCGCTCCTGCAATGCCACGGCGACGCGGATATGATCGTGCCCTTCGAGCAAGGTTTGCGCCTGCACGACGCGGCGCAATCGCCCAAACGCCTGGTGGTCGTCGCCGGCGGCGATCATAACGATCCGCGTCGCCCCGAATGGCTAGCGGCGCTGGATGAGTTCTTCGACGAACTACCGCCCCCATCGGCGGCGCGCTAG
- a CDS encoding YqgE/AlgH family protein translates to MESLQGFLLVAAPALVDPNFRQTVILIVQHSDDEGALGLVLNRQTSTTVAELWERLGQEGKVNDGPVSLGGPCEGPLMALHTEKSAAEIEVLPGLYFSAAGEQLRSLAVNSQVDVRFFFGYAGWGAGQLENELSSGAWRTEPASLKHIFVVNQQLWERSMSEAAGWEVLAALRIKDIPVDPSRN, encoded by the coding sequence ATGGAATCACTTCAAGGCTTCTTGCTCGTTGCCGCGCCGGCACTGGTGGATCCGAATTTTCGCCAGACCGTAATACTGATCGTGCAGCATTCGGACGATGAAGGCGCGCTCGGTCTAGTTCTGAACCGCCAGACGAGCACCACGGTCGCGGAATTGTGGGAACGTTTGGGCCAAGAGGGAAAGGTTAATGACGGGCCGGTCAGCCTGGGGGGGCCATGCGAAGGCCCGCTCATGGCGCTGCACACCGAGAAGTCGGCGGCCGAGATCGAGGTTCTCCCTGGCTTGTATTTCAGCGCGGCGGGGGAACAGCTGCGGTCATTGGCGGTCAACTCGCAGGTCGACGTGCGATTTTTCTTTGGCTACGCCGGCTGGGGTGCAGGCCAATTAGAAAATGAGCTCAGTAGCGGCGCTTGGCGCACGGAGCCGGCGTCGCTCAAACACATTTTTGTCGTCAACCAGCAGCTGTGGGAACGCTCGATGAGCGAAGCCGCCGGCTGGGAGGTTTTGGCCGCATTGCGGATTAAAGACATTCCCGTCGATCCGTCGCGGAATTGA
- a CDS encoding amino acid permease encodes MDSRNRADSASPTDTSLQPVLGLFSAIALVVGSVIGSGVFLKPSQVAVATHGYVGLILTLWVVLGLVNLCGALALAELSAMFPRAGGSYLFLREAYGPLWAFTWAWAEFCVVRSGSIATLAAAMAIALSKLVLIAGLGEWGLATNSLVSVGSIVLLAAVNIVGTRWGGVVQNVTTIIKCGFVAFLAILPFMAFETQSVELGDLWPTVMDAGFLAGIGGAVSGIMWAYDGWANLPIVAEEVHQPARNVPRALIGGIVLLILLYAGANLAYHITLPVEEIATADATAELAAEKLLPNFGGKLTLSMLAISVFGALNANILAGPRVIFAAARDRRFLGPLRRIDPRFGTPALAIAALAGWSVLLVLAGNLYPDPNKRLYDVLSDYCIFGAAVFYLAAVFSVFVLRRNRPTADRPYRAWGYPVLPGIFAVAYVFVLASMFWAAPLECTTGLMLIAIGMAVYGAAKIFDAENS; translated from the coding sequence ATGGATTCTCGCAATCGCGCCGACAGCGCATCCCCGACCGACACGTCGCTGCAACCGGTCTTGGGACTATTCTCGGCGATTGCCTTGGTCGTGGGGAGCGTCATCGGGTCCGGAGTCTTCTTGAAGCCAAGCCAGGTGGCCGTGGCGACTCACGGCTACGTCGGCTTGATCCTCACTCTGTGGGTCGTGCTGGGCTTGGTGAATCTGTGCGGCGCGCTGGCGCTTGCTGAATTGTCAGCCATGTTTCCACGCGCTGGCGGTTCGTATCTCTTCTTACGCGAGGCCTACGGACCGTTGTGGGCGTTCACTTGGGCCTGGGCCGAATTCTGCGTAGTTCGCAGCGGTAGCATCGCAACGCTGGCCGCGGCGATGGCCATCGCGCTGAGCAAACTCGTGCTGATCGCGGGCCTGGGCGAATGGGGGCTGGCGACAAATAGCCTGGTTTCGGTCGGCAGTATCGTGCTGCTGGCAGCGGTGAATATCGTAGGCACTCGCTGGGGCGGGGTTGTGCAGAATGTGACCACGATAATCAAGTGTGGCTTCGTGGCGTTTCTGGCCATCTTGCCATTTATGGCCTTCGAGACTCAAAGCGTAGAACTCGGCGACCTGTGGCCCACCGTGATGGACGCTGGATTTCTGGCCGGAATCGGGGGGGCCGTCTCGGGCATCATGTGGGCCTACGACGGCTGGGCCAATCTGCCGATTGTCGCCGAGGAAGTACACCAGCCGGCGCGCAATGTTCCGCGTGCTTTGATCGGTGGAATCGTGCTGCTGATCCTGCTCTACGCCGGAGCGAATCTGGCCTACCACATCACATTGCCGGTGGAAGAAATTGCCACGGCCGATGCCACGGCAGAATTGGCTGCCGAAAAGCTGCTTCCCAACTTCGGCGGTAAACTCACGCTGTCGATGCTCGCGATTTCGGTATTTGGCGCATTGAACGCCAATATTCTGGCTGGACCGCGCGTGATATTTGCCGCCGCGCGAGATCGTCGCTTCCTCGGCCCGTTACGCCGCATCGATCCGAGATTTGGCACGCCGGCGCTTGCGATTGCGGCGCTGGCCGGATGGTCGGTACTGCTGGTCTTGGCCGGGAATCTTTATCCCGATCCCAACAAGCGTCTGTATGACGTGCTGAGCGACTATTGCATTTTTGGGGCGGCGGTTTTCTACCTGGCCGCCGTCTTCTCGGTGTTTGTTTTGCGCCGCAATCGGCCCACGGCTGATCGCCCTTATCGCGCGTGGGGCTACCCGGTTTTGCCGGGGATCTTCGCAGTCGCTTATGTGTTTGTGCTGGCAAGCATGTTTTGGGCCGCGCCGCTGGAATGCACCACGGGACTGATGCTGATAGCGATCGGCATGGCGGTCTATGGCGCGGCCAAGATTTTCGATGCAGAGAACTCGTAA
- a CDS encoding sigma-54 dependent transcriptional regulator: MANDNRSAPTEGVDVHSRAAPVDWVLGHNAVVRRIAQHAERVAEVHCSCLICGETGTGKELWASLIHSSGPRATRPFIPVNCAALTPTLAESQLFGHERGAFTGAAGSSLGVFRAAHGGVVFLDEIGEMPLDLQPKLLRVLQEREVTPVGASRPVKIDVQVVAATNRDLETEVAQGRFREDLYYRLNMVELRVPPLRQRTEDIPEFIDFFASRFARRYDRPVWRPAAETLQQFCEYQWPGNIRQLAQVIEQSYVLDCVPSLPDNSSKRELPLTLPFLNLERLRNESIRQALRVTRGHKGRAAKLLGVHPNTLTRLLSRFDVPAHLPEGLEA, encoded by the coding sequence ATGGCAAACGACAATCGATCCGCACCCACGGAAGGGGTGGATGTTCATTCTCGCGCAGCGCCCGTCGATTGGGTCTTAGGACACAACGCGGTCGTGCGGCGCATTGCGCAACACGCCGAGCGCGTGGCTGAAGTGCATTGCAGCTGCTTGATTTGCGGCGAGACAGGCACTGGCAAGGAACTCTGGGCCAGCCTGATTCATTCCAGTGGCCCGCGCGCCACCCGTCCGTTTATTCCTGTCAACTGCGCTGCGCTGACGCCCACTCTGGCTGAGAGTCAACTGTTCGGTCATGAACGCGGCGCGTTCACCGGAGCAGCAGGCAGTTCGCTAGGTGTGTTCCGGGCGGCACATGGCGGCGTAGTTTTTCTCGACGAAATCGGCGAGATGCCGTTGGACTTGCAGCCCAAGTTGTTGCGCGTTCTGCAAGAGCGCGAAGTAACACCGGTGGGTGCTTCGCGTCCGGTAAAGATCGACGTGCAGGTTGTGGCGGCTACGAATCGAGACCTTGAGACGGAAGTCGCTCAGGGTCGTTTTCGCGAGGACTTGTACTACCGTCTCAACATGGTCGAACTCCGCGTGCCGCCGTTGCGGCAGCGAACCGAGGACATTCCGGAGTTCATCGACTTTTTCGCGAGCCGTTTTGCCCGTCGCTACGATCGGCCCGTGTGGCGTCCTGCGGCAGAGACCTTGCAGCAATTTTGCGAGTACCAGTGGCCGGGCAATATTCGCCAGCTGGCGCAGGTCATCGAGCAATCGTATGTGCTGGATTGTGTACCAAGCCTTCCAGATAACTCGTCGAAGCGCGAGCTGCCGCTGACTTTGCCGTTCCTAAATCTGGAGCGGCTGCGCAATGAATCGATCCGCCAAGCGTTGCGCGTAACGCGCGGACATAAGGGGCGGGCGGCCAAGTTGCTAGGCGTGCACCCCAACACGCTGACCAGACTCTTGAGCCGTTTCGATGTGCCGGCCCACTTGCCAGAAGGGCTCGAGGCGTAG
- the rpsU gene encoding 30S ribosomal protein S21, with translation MVKLNVRDRESIQEAVRRFRKLVERSGIKKEMRRKEYYEKPSETRRRARLRAERRTRRNLLGPTA, from the coding sequence GTGGTCAAACTGAACGTTCGTGATCGAGAAAGTATCCAGGAGGCGGTTCGCCGATTCCGGAAATTGGTCGAGCGGAGTGGCATTAAGAAAGAAATGCGCCGCAAGGAATATTACGAGAAGCCGAGCGAGACGCGCCGTCGCGCACGACTACGTGCCGAGCGTCGGACTCGCCGCAATTTGCTCGGACCGACGGCCTGA
- the nadC gene encoding carboxylating nicotinate-nucleotide diphosphorylase, with product MSAEYRPIIWDAELEDDCRQIVRLAIREDLGRLYDWTTVALVPEQAPGRAVVRARRAGVIAGLPAAKLALAEYDANLEWTPVLADGDAIEAGAAIATLVGSARSMLTAERTALNLLGRLSGIATLTGDYVRAVAETSARIYDTRKTTPGWRRLEKYAVRAGGGWNHRLGLFDGVLIKDNHLALGATNEESSYSPSSAIDRCRKVVASLAPPAAAALIPIEIEVDTLAQLAEVLPKRPDIVLLDNMSLTDLEAAVACRDKDFAQVQLEASGGVTLDSVAAIARTGVDRISVGALTHSAPSLDVGLDWL from the coding sequence GTGTCTGCAGAATACCGCCCAATCATCTGGGACGCTGAACTCGAGGACGACTGCCGCCAGATCGTGCGGTTAGCGATCCGCGAAGATCTCGGTCGATTATATGATTGGACGACCGTGGCCCTTGTGCCTGAGCAGGCTCCGGGCCGCGCCGTGGTCCGTGCCCGGCGTGCGGGAGTCATCGCGGGATTGCCAGCGGCGAAGCTGGCTCTGGCCGAGTACGACGCCAATCTGGAATGGACGCCCGTCCTGGCCGATGGGGATGCAATCGAGGCGGGCGCCGCGATTGCCACCCTGGTTGGCTCGGCCCGCAGCATGCTCACCGCCGAGCGGACCGCCTTGAATCTGCTCGGACGTTTATCGGGAATCGCCACACTTACAGGTGATTATGTCAGGGCCGTCGCCGAAACATCGGCACGAATATACGACACCCGCAAAACGACCCCCGGCTGGCGCCGGCTCGAGAAGTATGCCGTTCGCGCGGGGGGCGGATGGAACCATCGGTTGGGATTGTTCGACGGAGTTCTGATCAAGGACAACCATTTAGCTCTGGGAGCGACGAACGAGGAAAGTTCCTATTCGCCCTCCAGCGCTATCGATCGATGCCGAAAAGTGGTTGCCAGTCTCGCACCCCCGGCCGCCGCGGCGCTAATCCCGATCGAGATCGAAGTTGATACGTTGGCACAATTGGCTGAGGTCCTGCCGAAGCGGCCCGACATCGTGCTCCTGGACAACATGTCGCTCACGGATTTGGAAGCGGCCGTGGCATGTCGCGACAAAGACTTCGCGCAAGTTCAATTGGAAGCATCTGGCGGAGTGACGCTGGATAGCGTGGCCGCCATTGCGCGAACCGGTGTCGATCGCATCAGCGTGGGAGCTCTGACACACTCGGCCCCCAGTCTGGACGTGGGGCTGGACTGGCTGTAG
- a CDS encoding GTP-binding protein: MTQNPPLLQRFARRDRRALAEILTLVESRSAPALPAPEAGRPPVHVVGITGNGGAGKSTLIGCLITHLRDMGLSVAVLASDPQSPVTGGALLGDRIRVHFDPADEGVYFRSLSTRGAAGGISAATRESRDWLTAFGFDCILIETVGVGQDQVAVRELVDTLVLLVTPNTGDEVQWEKAGLIEVADLVVVNKSDLPGADRVRQQLVSALSLGPADSRVTVLNVTAATGQGVVELWHTIAARPTGAPGR, encoded by the coding sequence ATGACGCAGAATCCGCCACTGTTGCAAAGATTTGCTCGCCGCGACCGTCGGGCGCTGGCCGAAATCCTCACCCTGGTCGAGTCTCGATCCGCGCCTGCGTTGCCTGCACCGGAGGCGGGACGCCCACCTGTGCATGTCGTCGGCATCACGGGAAACGGCGGCGCCGGCAAGAGCACGCTGATCGGATGCTTGATCACGCACCTGCGCGACATGGGACTCTCGGTCGCTGTGTTGGCCTCGGACCCGCAAAGCCCGGTCACCGGAGGCGCGCTGTTGGGAGATCGCATTCGCGTACACTTCGATCCGGCCGACGAGGGCGTTTACTTTCGCAGCCTGTCGACGCGCGGCGCCGCTGGCGGAATCTCGGCGGCCACGCGCGAGTCCCGCGATTGGCTGACGGCCTTCGGTTTTGATTGCATCCTGATCGAAACCGTGGGCGTAGGCCAGGATCAAGTTGCCGTGCGCGAGCTTGTCGATACACTTGTGCTGCTTGTCACTCCTAACACCGGCGATGAAGTGCAGTGGGAGAAAGCCGGTTTGATCGAAGTGGCCGATCTGGTCGTGGTCAACAAATCAGATCTGCCTGGGGCCGATCGCGTACGCCAGCAGCTGGTATCGGCCCTGTCCCTGGGTCCGGCTGACTCGCGCGTGACCGTGCTGAATGTAACTGCCGCCACGGGGCAAGGCGTGGTCGAACTTTGGCACACAATCGCCGCGCGCCCGACAGGTGCCCCCGGCCGATAA
- a CDS encoding methylmalonyl-CoA mutase family protein, whose amino-acid sequence MVTDAKLTAREAWQDALTAATERDTSLTTISSEAVDPVYLPDEPTEKFERDIGYPGQYPFTRGIHANQYRGRLWTMRQFAGFGTPEETNARFRFLLDKGQTGLSTAFDLPTLMGLDSDHPNSLGEVGRLGVAVDTLDDMQRLFAGINLGDVSVSMTINAPACIVLAFYLATARLQGVPWTRLRGTLQNDILKEYHAQNEFVFPPRESVRLVTDTIEFCTREVPQFNPVSISGYHIREAGSTAAEELAFTLADGFHYVEQGIARGLAVDEFAPRLSFFFNAHSDFLEEVAKFRAARRIWARHLRERYGARDPKSWALRFHAQTSGVSLQAQQPEVNVIRVAYQALAAVMGGCQSLHTNSRDETLSLPTEEAVTIALRTQQVLAFETGVVNSVDPLGGSYQVEAMTDRMETEAEEIFAQIERAGGAIRAIEAGYFRRRIADSAFRFQSEVDVGRKLLVGVNAFVEPDAVTIPTLQIDDEIERRQKANLAHIKAARNAANVGEALERIRGTAASTQNIMPVLLLAADQHVTLGEIVAALADVFGRYRPGV is encoded by the coding sequence ATGGTCACTGACGCCAAACTTACGGCACGCGAGGCGTGGCAGGACGCGCTAACGGCCGCTACGGAACGCGACACCAGTCTAACCACGATCAGCAGCGAGGCGGTTGATCCGGTTTATTTGCCGGACGAGCCGACCGAAAAGTTTGAGCGCGATATTGGCTACCCCGGTCAGTATCCGTTCACCCGCGGTATTCACGCGAATCAATATCGTGGCCGGCTGTGGACGATGCGGCAGTTTGCCGGTTTCGGCACGCCGGAAGAAACCAATGCCCGCTTCCGATTCTTGCTCGACAAAGGGCAAACCGGCCTCAGCACGGCGTTCGACCTACCCACGCTGATGGGCCTGGACAGCGATCATCCCAATTCGCTCGGTGAGGTGGGCCGATTGGGCGTCGCCGTGGATACGCTGGACGACATGCAACGGCTGTTCGCCGGCATCAACCTGGGCGATGTTTCCGTGTCGATGACCATTAACGCGCCGGCTTGTATCGTGCTGGCGTTTTACCTGGCCACGGCACGTCTGCAGGGAGTGCCTTGGACCCGCTTGCGCGGCACACTGCAGAACGACATTCTTAAAGAGTATCACGCCCAGAACGAGTTCGTCTTTCCGCCGCGCGAAAGCGTGCGGCTGGTGACCGACACGATCGAATTCTGCACCCGCGAGGTGCCGCAGTTCAATCCGGTGTCGATCTCGGGCTATCACATCCGCGAGGCGGGCAGCACGGCCGCCGAGGAATTGGCTTTCACGCTGGCCGATGGTTTTCACTACGTCGAACAGGGGATCGCCCGTGGGCTGGCCGTCGACGAATTTGCCCCGCGGTTGTCGTTCTTTTTCAACGCCCACAGCGATTTTCTCGAAGAGGTGGCCAAGTTCCGTGCCGCGCGGCGCATTTGGGCGCGGCATTTACGCGAGCGCTACGGCGCACGCGACCCCAAGAGCTGGGCGCTGCGTTTTCATGCCCAAACCTCGGGAGTCAGCCTACAAGCACAGCAACCCGAGGTGAACGTCATTCGCGTGGCGTACCAGGCGCTGGCCGCGGTCATGGGGGGCTGCCAGTCGTTGCACACCAACAGTCGGGACGAAACCCTGTCGCTGCCGACCGAGGAAGCGGTGACCATCGCGCTGCGTACGCAGCAAGTATTGGCCTTCGAGACGGGCGTCGTTAATTCCGTAGATCCGCTCGGCGGCAGCTATCAGGTCGAGGCCATGACCGATCGCATGGAGACCGAGGCGGAGGAGATTTTTGCCCAGATCGAGCGGGCCGGCGGCGCCATCCGCGCGATCGAAGCAGGCTATTTCCGGCGACGCATTGCCGATAGCGCGTTCCGCTTTCAGAGCGAAGTCGATGTGGGCCGTAAACTGCTCGTGGGCGTAAACGCCTTCGTAGAGCCCGATGCCGTGACGATTCCCACACTGCAGATCGACGACGAGATCGAGCGCCGACAAAAAGCGAATCTGGCGCACATCAAGGCCGCACGCAATGCAGCGAACGTCGGCGAGGCGCTCGAGCGCATCCGTGGCACTGCCGCCAGCACGCAGAACATCATGCCGGTGCTCCTGCTCGCTGCCGATCAGCACGTCACACTGGGAGAGATCGTGGCAGCATTGGCCGATGTCTTTGGCCGATATCGGCCCGGAGTATGA
- a CDS encoding cobalamin B12-binding domain-containing protein, with protein MTHLHPIRVVLAKLGLDGHDRGIQVVARALRDAGMEVIYTGLWQTPDAVVRAVEDEDAAVLGVSLLSGAHATLVPVLIDALRARGLGHVLVIVGGIIPAADIPRLHALGVAKVFTPGAGLTEIAEFIRGAVPPPGVSAGK; from the coding sequence ATGACTCATCTGCATCCGATTCGCGTCGTGTTGGCCAAGCTCGGGCTTGATGGACATGATCGCGGCATTCAGGTCGTCGCCCGGGCCCTGCGCGATGCGGGTATGGAGGTCATCTACACAGGGCTATGGCAGACCCCCGACGCCGTGGTGCGCGCCGTCGAGGACGAAGATGCCGCCGTGCTGGGAGTCAGCTTGCTGTCCGGCGCCCATGCGACGCTGGTGCCGGTGCTGATCGACGCCTTGCGAGCCCGCGGGCTGGGGCATGTCCTGGTGATCGTCGGAGGCATCATTCCGGCGGCCGACATTCCGCGGTTGCACGCGCTGGGCGTCGCCAAGGTCTTTACGCCCGGTGCTGGCTTGACCGAGATTGCCGAATTTATTCGCGGCGCGGTGCCGCCGCCTGGCGTGTCGGCCGGGAAGTAG
- the thiC gene encoding phosphomethylpyrimidine synthase ThiC — MSTQLEQARAGKITPEIEYVAQREQLTPELVRDEVARGRMVIPANKVHLLGRLEPMGIGIAARTKINANIGNSAVTSDIEGELEKLHTAVHFGSDTVMDLSTGKNIDSIRAAIIAASPVPIGTVPIYQMLEELGGEIEDMRPQHFLDMVEHQAKQGVDYMTVHCGVLLEHLHLTMGRVTGIVSRGGSLIAKWMMSHRQQNPLFTHFEDLCDIMRQYDVTWSLGDGLRPGSIADASDEAQFAELKVLGDLVERGWAKGCQVMVEGPGHIPMDQIDMNIKKQIEWCHEAPFYVLGPLVTDVAPGYDHITSAIGAAIAGWSGAAMLCYVTPKEHLGLPEKDDVRQGVIAYKIAAHAADLARHRPGARDRDDALSRARFAFDWNEQFRLSLDPETAQRMHDETLPQDTFKSAHFCSMCGPKYCSMKITEQIREMAAGEPLVPLAAIENGAQKVGP, encoded by the coding sequence ATGTCGACGCAACTGGAACAAGCCCGCGCTGGCAAGATCACGCCGGAAATCGAATACGTCGCCCAGCGCGAGCAACTGACGCCCGAACTGGTGCGCGACGAGGTAGCCCGAGGTCGCATGGTCATCCCGGCCAACAAGGTCCATCTGTTGGGCCGACTCGAGCCGATGGGGATCGGCATTGCCGCCAGGACAAAGATTAACGCCAATATCGGCAACTCGGCCGTCACCAGCGACATCGAGGGCGAGCTGGAAAAGCTGCATACCGCCGTACACTTCGGTTCGGACACCGTCATGGACCTGTCGACAGGCAAGAACATCGACAGCATCCGCGCAGCAATTATCGCGGCCTCCCCGGTGCCCATTGGCACGGTGCCGATCTACCAGATGCTCGAGGAGCTGGGGGGCGAAATCGAGGACATGCGGCCGCAGCATTTCCTCGACATGGTCGAGCATCAGGCCAAGCAAGGCGTCGACTACATGACGGTCCATTGCGGCGTCTTGTTAGAGCACCTGCATTTAACGATGGGACGCGTCACCGGGATCGTCAGCCGCGGCGGCTCGTTGATTGCCAAGTGGATGATGTCGCATCGGCAGCAGAACCCGCTGTTTACGCACTTCGAAGACCTCTGCGACATCATGCGGCAATATGACGTCACTTGGAGTCTGGGAGACGGACTACGGCCAGGCTCGATTGCCGATGCCAGCGACGAAGCGCAGTTTGCTGAATTGAAGGTGCTGGGCGATTTGGTCGAGCGGGGCTGGGCCAAAGGCTGCCAGGTGATGGTCGAAGGTCCGGGGCACATCCCCATGGACCAGATCGATATGAACATCAAAAAACAAATCGAATGGTGCCACGAGGCGCCGTTTTATGTACTGGGGCCCTTGGTCACCGACGTCGCCCCCGGTTACGACCACATTACGAGTGCTATCGGAGCGGCCATTGCCGGTTGGAGTGGGGCTGCCATGCTCTGTTACGTCACGCCGAAAGAGCACCTGGGGCTGCCCGAGAAGGACGACGTGCGGCAGGGGGTAATTGCCTACAAGATCGCGGCCCATGCCGCGGATCTCGCCAGGCATCGTCCGGGGGCCCGCGATCGGGACGACGCTCTGTCGCGTGCCCGTTTTGCGTTCGACTGGAATGAGCAATTCCGCCTGTCACTCGACCCCGAGACGGCCCAGCGGATGCATGACGAGACGTTGCCACAAGACACTTTCAAGAGCGCGCATTTCTGTAGCATGTGTGGGCCGAAGTACTGCTCGATGAAGATCACCGAGCAGATCCGCGAGATGGCAGCCGGCGAGCCGCTGGTTCCGTTGGCAGCCATTGAAAACGGCGCGCAAAAAGTCGGGCCGTAA
- a CDS encoding sialidase family protein, translating into MLFSFYCELIQKQLLTMTYAMHNRVNLLGVLVATIAWLWWATCATGDTPGDSQQTVHVCQDAGAGGYEAFPDVCRRKDGQLMCVFYAGYGHVSLPNAELPRGGRICYCTSADEGKTWSASQTLFDGEHDDRDPSITQLKDGRLACTFFSLAKPDKPGIPHVGLGAFVVTSADGGQTWSPPHGIAGRDYYCSSPMRELSNGHLVLGLYHEQGGMPGGAVTTSEDGGKTWLKPVHIDGGEQKLAAETDVIELKDGRLYAALRGDGDQQMCWSASRDHGRTWTTAKPIGFLGHCPYLHRTADGIILLGHRQPATSLNYSLDEAKTWSPPVRIDSLMGAYPSMVNLQDGSVLVVYYEEGPGSSIRAKRFRATPQGIQWIGW; encoded by the coding sequence GTGTTGTTTTCTTTCTATTGCGAACTGATTCAGAAACAACTGCTGACTATGACATATGCCATGCACAATCGAGTGAATCTCTTGGGAGTTTTGGTAGCAACGATCGCGTGGCTATGGTGGGCCACCTGTGCGACCGGCGATACGCCCGGTGACAGCCAGCAGACGGTACACGTCTGCCAAGACGCAGGCGCCGGCGGCTACGAGGCCTTTCCGGATGTATGCCGCCGTAAAGATGGGCAATTGATGTGCGTCTTTTATGCCGGCTACGGCCATGTCTCTCTGCCGAATGCCGAGTTGCCGCGCGGTGGACGCATCTGCTACTGCACGAGCGCCGACGAAGGCAAGACCTGGAGCGCGTCGCAGACCCTGTTTGACGGAGAGCATGACGACCGCGATCCGTCGATCACACAACTGAAAGACGGCCGTTTGGCTTGCACGTTCTTCTCGCTCGCCAAACCGGACAAGCCAGGAATACCCCACGTTGGTCTGGGCGCGTTCGTGGTCACCTCGGCCGACGGAGGGCAAACCTGGTCGCCGCCGCACGGGATCGCCGGACGCGACTATTACTGTTCGTCCCCCATGCGAGAGCTGTCCAACGGGCATCTGGTGCTCGGACTGTATCACGAACAAGGGGGCATGCCCGGCGGCGCCGTCACCACCAGCGAGGATGGCGGGAAAACGTGGCTCAAGCCAGTTCACATTGATGGAGGAGAGCAAAAGCTGGCCGCCGAAACCGATGTCATCGAGCTTAAGGACGGCCGGCTGTACGCAGCCTTGCGCGGCGACGGGGACCAGCAAATGTGTTGGAGCGCATCACGCGACCATGGACGCACCTGGACGACCGCCAAGCCCATCGGATTCCTCGGCCACTGCCCCTATCTGCACCGCACTGCCGACGGAATCATCCTGCTCGGGCATCGTCAACCGGCGACAAGCCTGAACTACAGTCTGGATGAAGCCAAAACCTGGAGCCCACCGGTGCGGATCGACTCGCTCATGGGCGCCTATCCGTCGATGGTGAATTTGCAAGACGGCTCGGTGTTGGTGGTCTATTACGAAGAGGGGCCGGGATCGAGCATCCGTGCCAAGCGCTTCCGTGCAACCCCTCAAGGCATCCAGTGGATCGGCTGGTGA